One Alkalidesulfovibrio alkalitolerans DSM 16529 genomic region harbors:
- a CDS encoding acetyl-CoA carboxylase carboxyl transferase subunit alpha/beta yields MEIDNRIRKLQERLGYVRDVFGDKDNANIKLLSTRLDEFLEKVERMPVADQMRHMVQLEDLFLFLEKKLDAQLTAMDRVRIVRHPQRLCLKDILENVYDNYTEIGGQDEYSIDPSMLIARAYITRRVGKKIIHQPVMVIGQEKGHGQEFRNGGSVKPWGNAKALHYMKVAETENIPIHSYIFTPGSYPIEDYPGAAQQIARNLFEMSQLRVPFVAVISEGGSGGAEAIGMADMRLMLSHGYYSVISPEGAAAIEGRTRQGQRVPPELIEKCARDLKMSAEDNLRMGYIDRVVQEPPLGARMDHYDFYKTLRNEMINATNQVVLQVKGMKFFRSLALSERLSRKDRPMDAEEVFVSWNLSSKARDNLVWKRYQKFRRLAQGAYLDTRTAGEKVMGSFQDFAWALNSFFRYEFLRKHHRKIQRLREEVEAEVHLVRNKVGKPVRAVLDKLSGARPQAVSEEAKSNLTQLSKWEEDGQSNGGWIYVSPKAKEDRTVTCPNAETHGCLDLWAPDLFGEYAGVCGYCGHHFPMEYQWYLSNVFDQGSIFEFNGQIESGNPLDYEGFGEKVEQAKKQTGLKSACMTFEARIDNVNLVVAMLVAPFRGGTVGAAEGEKFIRAVERAKKKHYPLLAYVHGTAGIRIQEGTNGVIQMPRCTMAVQRYIKDGGLYLVLYDTNSYAGPVASFLGCSPYQFSIRSANIGFAGPGVIKETTGVDIPPDYHQSHQALSRGHIQGIWDRREARKNLFQALMTMGGRNLYYR; encoded by the coding sequence ATGGAAATCGACAACAGAATCCGCAAGCTCCAGGAACGCTTGGGCTACGTCCGCGACGTTTTCGGCGATAAGGACAACGCCAACATCAAACTGCTCTCGACGCGGCTTGACGAGTTTCTCGAAAAGGTCGAGCGCATGCCCGTGGCTGATCAGATGCGCCACATGGTGCAACTCGAAGACCTTTTTCTCTTTTTGGAGAAGAAACTCGATGCCCAACTCACGGCCATGGATCGCGTGCGCATCGTCCGCCATCCGCAGCGCCTGTGCCTCAAGGACATTCTCGAAAACGTCTACGACAACTATACTGAGATCGGCGGGCAGGACGAATACTCCATCGACCCCTCCATGCTCATCGCCAGGGCCTACATCACGCGGCGGGTGGGCAAGAAAATTATCCACCAGCCGGTCATGGTCATCGGCCAGGAAAAGGGTCACGGCCAGGAGTTCCGCAACGGCGGCTCGGTCAAGCCCTGGGGCAACGCCAAGGCGCTGCACTACATGAAGGTCGCCGAGACCGAGAACATCCCCATCCATTCCTACATCTTCACGCCCGGCTCCTACCCCATCGAGGACTATCCGGGTGCGGCCCAGCAGATTGCCAGGAATCTCTTCGAGATGTCGCAACTCCGCGTACCCTTCGTGGCTGTCATTTCCGAAGGTGGTTCGGGCGGCGCCGAGGCCATCGGCATGGCCGACATGCGCCTCATGCTTTCGCACGGCTATTATTCGGTCATTTCCCCCGAAGGCGCGGCGGCCATCGAGGGACGGACCCGTCAGGGGCAGCGCGTGCCGCCGGAACTGATCGAGAAATGCGCACGCGACCTGAAGATGTCCGCCGAGGACAACCTGCGCATGGGCTACATTGACCGCGTGGTGCAGGAGCCGCCGCTTGGCGCGCGCATGGACCATTACGATTTCTACAAGACCCTGCGCAACGAGATGATCAACGCCACCAACCAAGTGGTGCTCCAGGTCAAGGGTATGAAGTTCTTCCGTTCGCTGGCCCTTTCCGAGCGGCTGTCCCGTAAGGATCGGCCCATGGACGCCGAGGAAGTCTTCGTCTCCTGGAACCTGTCCTCCAAGGCCCGCGACAATCTCGTCTGGAAGCGCTACCAGAAGTTCCGTCGTCTGGCCCAAGGTGCGTATCTCGACACCCGGACGGCAGGCGAGAAGGTCATGGGCAGCTTCCAGGACTTCGCCTGGGCGCTCAATTCGTTCTTCCGTTACGAGTTCTTGCGCAAGCACCATCGCAAGATCCAGCGGCTGCGCGAGGAGGTTGAGGCCGAAGTCCATCTCGTGCGCAACAAAGTCGGCAAGCCCGTCCGCGCCGTGCTGGACAAGCTCTCCGGGGCGCGGCCGCAGGCCGTGTCCGAGGAGGCCAAAAGCAATCTGACGCAACTCTCCAAATGGGAAGAGGACGGCCAGAGCAACGGCGGGTGGATCTACGTGAGCCCCAAGGCCAAGGAAGACAGGACCGTGACCTGTCCCAATGCCGAAACGCACGGCTGTCTCGATCTCTGGGCTCCGGATCTCTTCGGCGAATACGCAGGCGTGTGCGGTTACTGCGGCCACCACTTTCCCATGGAATACCAGTGGTATCTCAGCAATGTCTTCGACCAGGGCTCGATTTTTGAGTTCAATGGACAGATCGAGTCCGGCAATCCCCTCGACTACGAGGGCTTCGGCGAGAAGGTCGAGCAGGCCAAGAAGCAGACCGGGCTCAAGTCCGCGTGCATGACCTTCGAGGCCCGTATCGACAATGTGAACCTCGTCGTGGCCATGCTCGTCGCCCCGTTCAGGGGCGGCACGGTGGGCGCGGCCGAGGGCGAGAAGTTCATCCGCGCCGTGGAGCGGGCCAAGAAGAAGCACTATCCCTTGCTGGCCTATGTGCACGGCACTGCAGGCATCCGCATCCAGGAGGGCACCAACGGCGTCATCCAGATGCCGCGCTGCACCATGGCCGTGCAGCGCTATATCAAGGACGGCGGCCTTTATCTGGTGCTGTACGACACCAACTCCTACGCAGGCCCCGTGGCCAGCTTCCTGGGCTGCTCGCCCTACCAGTTCTCCATCCGTTCGGCCAACATCGGCTTCGCGGGCCCGGGCGTCATCAAGGAGACCACGGGAGTGGACATTCCCCCGGACTACCATCAATCGCACCAGGCCCTCTCGCGGGGTCACATCCAGGGGATCTGGGATAGGCGCGAGGCCCGCAAGAACCTGTTTCAGGCGCTCATGACCATGGGCGGCCGCAACCTTTACTACCGGTAA
- a CDS encoding biotin attachment protein: MMNVKQLLEKFKESPYELIDVTAPHTGRVDFVLTEPGSKLVGPHGAFLEKPGTLMATLEREKNKKPIRATMNGVLESVDQNLAGTFVQAGTRLGVIRHYLTSKEVIDRILKEALYLFPAPERAKYYFIPEIDKKMRASGKNAVEVTTGMEMFIMSRMKRETALTYDGPDGKVYAVYFKLGENVEGGQPLIGVCPGEQLPLIQDVVNRVRSEWEEHD; the protein is encoded by the coding sequence GTGATGAACGTCAAGCAACTCCTTGAGAAATTCAAGGAATCTCCCTACGAACTGATCGATGTGACGGCCCCGCATACCGGCCGGGTGGACTTCGTGCTCACCGAGCCGGGCAGCAAGCTCGTGGGGCCGCACGGAGCATTCCTCGAAAAACCGGGAACGCTCATGGCCACCCTGGAACGCGAGAAGAACAAGAAGCCCATCCGAGCGACCATGAACGGCGTGCTCGAATCCGTGGACCAAAATCTCGCGGGCACGTTCGTGCAGGCCGGCACCCGCCTGGGCGTCATTCGCCACTATCTGACCAGCAAGGAAGTCATCGACCGCATTCTCAAGGAAGCTCTGTATCTTTTTCCGGCTCCGGAGCGGGCGAAGTATTATTTTATTCCAGAAATCGACAAAAAGATGCGCGCCTCCGGCAAGAACGCCGTGGAGGTCACCACGGGCATGGAGATGTTCATCATGTCGCGTATGAAGAGGGAGACTGCCCTGACCTACGATGGTCCGGATGGCAAGGTCTACGCCGTCTATTTCAAGCTCGGCGAAAACGTCGAGGGCGGGCAGCCGTTGATCGGCGTGTGCCCCGGCGAGCAGCTTCCGCTGATCCAGGATGTGGTCAACCGCGTGCGTAGCGAGTGGGAAGAGCACGACTGA